The Pseudomonadota bacterium sequence TTATGTCTCTTGGGCCGCTTGGGTCAGGCCATCCAGGGGTATCGATAGCGCCATATTCAATAACATTTATTCCGGTTTCTTTGAAAAGTTTTTTTACTTTAGTAATATGATTGTACTTTACTTGTCCATGTGTCCAAGGGAACCCGAATACTTTGTGAATTAGCCTGTGCCAGGGGTATCCGGGCTGAAAATTATTGCAGGTTACAAGAAGAATATATTTTTTTGAAATCCGTTTCATTTCAACAAGATATTTTGGCGGATTATCAATTTCTGTCCATGTGACGAAATTCCAGGAAAGATCAAACTGGTTATCTTGAAAGTCTGTATTATAAACATCTATATTTGAAACCGGTTCAACTTTATTTTTTATTCCTATTTTTTCCCATCCATAAAGCATATCAGATTCGGGGTTCACGAGCGTCACCTTGCAACCAGCAAGTCCAAAACCTATTGAATACAAAGATCCTGCTGCTTTTGCACCATGACTCGGCATTTCAAGTACGGTTTTTAAGTTAAATTGCTTTGCAAAGATTTTGTGCAGATTCAGCAGTACATATCTGTCGTAGGTTACCCCGAATACTTCTATTTCCTTTCCCACTTTATATCCACCCCTTTTTTTTATACCAATCCACAGTATCTTTAATTCCATCATAAGGGCTTATTATAGGATTAAACCCCAGCTCTTTTTGTGCCTTTTCAATTGAAAAAACCCTGTCTGCCAAAGTAGATTCTATATTTTTTCTGGAAACCGGAGGTGTTTTCCCAAAAAGTGAAAATGTCTTTTCGGCAAATAAAGCTCCTGCTAATGCCAACCATTCCGGAATATACAATACAGTTTTACGAATACCCAGTGCTTGCTGAATAGTTTTACGTATGTTGTCAAACTCTTCGGATTGTGGATTTGTTATCAGATAAATTTCTCCCGGCATGCCTTTTTCTACTGCTGCCAGAATTCCTTCCACGGCATCTTCAACATGTATAAGCGGAGTCAGCTTGGCTTTTTTGCCAACTTTCGGGAACAACCCCTTTTTTGCCATGCGGATAAGTTTTAACATGTCTCTTTTATCGCCAGGGCCGTACACCATAGAAAATCTTATTATGATAGCAGGCAGCTTTTCTTGCTTAAACATGCGCAGAACTTCTTTTTCAGCTTTTAATTTGCTTCTGCCATAAGGATGATGAGGGTAGCATTCGCTTTTTTCTGTTGCAGGAATATCCTGGCTTATTCCCATAGCGGCAACTGAGCTGCAATGCACGATCTTGTTAATACCTGCCGACAGAGCTGCTTTCATGATGTTTGAAGTTCCCCGTACATTTACTTCATCGAACATGGCTTCGCTTACTGTAAAATTATTCATATGACCTATTGTTGCCATATGAATGAGGCAATCCATACCCTCGGTGATATAATATAGAGTCGCAGGGTCAGTAATGTCACCAGTAACATATTCAACATCAAAATCTTTCAGGGCATCGGTATTACTTCCTTTTCGAATAAGACATCTGCAGGTATGGCCAAGAGAAGTCAATTTTCGAATAAGATAAGGTCCTATAAAACCGGTTGTACCGGTTATTAAATATCGCACATCAAGCCTTTTAATTTATCATTTTATACAGTACTTTAAACATGGTAGGTACGTTCATAAGCATATTTGAATATGTCTGATTTGCAAGAGGACAGTTGCATGTTCCGTTATATATTTCTTTTCGGGCAGTATCCGCCTGACTACTGTTCCAAAGGTCTATAAAGCTATAATTATAATCACGCAAATTTCCCATAGATTTCTGATTTGCAAGGGTACAACAGGCCCAGATATCGCCGTATGGGGATAAATGGGCATTGGAAATACCCGCATAACAGGGAATAACCTGACGCTTTTCTTTAAGGATTTGAATAGCAAGAGAATAATACACAAGACGAAAAGCATTAGTAATGCGAAGAAAGAACAAACGGTTTTTCATGTTGGCTTTGATGTGAGACACAAAGTGCTCTATCGCCTTTTCGTAATCTTCAACCTTCGGTGTTATAGCGTTTTGTGTATTAAACATTTCAAATCGCTGTTCTGCAATTTCATTTCTATAGCTATCAACACCAAGCGATGTTACAAAAGCAGAGATTTCTTCTATGTCATTAACGTTCCATTTTGATATAACGGTGCCAAGCTCTGCATGAAAGTTAGGAAAATCAGGCTGCATGGATTTAAGTTTATTAAACAATTCCATAACTTTTTCAAAATTACCTTTTACCCCTCGGATTTTGTCATGCTTATCCCCTATATGATCCAGGCTCGGTTTAACAGTCAGATGGGTGTTTGGAAACTCTGATTTTAGAAAATCAATAATTTGACGTGTTTTATTATATGCGGGTTCA is a genomic window containing:
- a CDS encoding NAD-dependent epimerase/dehydratase family protein; this encodes MRYLITGTTGFIGPYLIRKLTSLGHTCRCLIRKGSNTDALKDFDVEYVTGDITDPATLYYITEGMDCLIHMATIGHMNNFTVSEAMFDEVNVRGTSNIMKAALSAGINKIVHCSSVAAMGISQDIPATEKSECYPHHPYGRSKLKAEKEVLRMFKQEKLPAIIIRFSMVYGPGDKRDMLKLIRMAKKGLFPKVGKKAKLTPLIHVEDAVEGILAAVEKGMPGEIYLITNPQSEEFDNIRKTIQQALGIRKTVLYIPEWLALAGALFAEKTFSLFGKTPPVSRKNIESTLADRVFSIEKAQKELGFNPIISPYDGIKDTVDWYKKKGWI
- a CDS encoding radical SAM protein, translated to MSYLKEVIPKIMRYHLARKSIISCGLPLNLTFSVTNMCQSRCRTCNIWAVYEKDPEKLKEELTIDEIEKIFCSMGHVYIFNISGGEPFLRPDITEIIKLACKYLSPGIIHIPTNAIDVEPAYNKTRQIIDFLKSEFPNTHLTVKPSLDHIGDKHDKIRGVKGNFEKVMELFNKLKSMQPDFPNFHAELGTVISKWNVNDIEEISAFVTSLGVDSYRNEIAEQRFEMFNTQNAITPKVEDYEKAIEHFVSHIKANMKNRLFFLRITNAFRLVYYSLAIQILKEKRQVIPCYAGISNAHLSPYGDIWACCTLANQKSMGNLRDYNYSFIDLWNSSQADTARKEIYNGTCNCPLANQTYSNMLMNVPTMFKVLYKMIN
- a CDS encoding class I SAM-dependent methyltransferase encodes the protein MELKILWIGIKKRGGYKVGKEIEVFGVTYDRYVLLNLHKIFAKQFNLKTVLEMPSHGAKAAGSLYSIGFGLAGCKVTLVNPESDMLYGWEKIGIKNKVEPVSNIDVYNTDFQDNQFDLSWNFVTWTEIDNPPKYLVEMKRISKKYILLVTCNNFQPGYPWHRLIHKVFGFPWTHGQVKYNHITKVKKLFKETGINVIEYGAIDTPGWPDPSGPRDIRLHKRFGSKNEEPPKEKPVWEVPFIEYVSTGIYPGWMKALGKWDMAFRRGVFKLPMSHLFYVLGEK